Proteins from a genomic interval of Channa argus isolate prfri chromosome 11, Channa argus male v1.0, whole genome shotgun sequence:
- the kcnip3b gene encoding Kv channel interacting protein 3b, calsenilin isoform X3 encodes MSVRWETEGLQTVGIVCLVIMFLKLMHLLGLIDITETDSSDSDLELSTVRHQPEGLDQLQTQTKFTRKELQSLYRGFKNECPSGMVDEETFKSIYSQFFPQGDATTYAHFLFNAFDIDRNGSIRFEDFVIGLSVLLRGSVTEKLNWAFNLYDINKDGYITKEEMLAIMKSIYDMMGRYTYPCVRDDAPSEHVDKFFQKMDKNRDGVVTIEEFIETCQKDENIMNSMQLFENVI; translated from the exons ATGAGTGTGAGATGGGAGACGGAGGGACTTCAGACAGTTGGCATCGTCTGCTTGGTGATTATGTTCCTCAAACTGATGCATCTGCTTGGCTTGATCGACATCACTGAGACCG ACAGCAGCGACAGTGATTTGGAGTTGTCGACGGTCCGTCACCAGCCGGAGGGGCTGGATCAGCTTCAGACTCAGACAAAGTTCACCAGGAAGGAGCTTCAGTCTCTCTATCGAGGCTTCAAGAAT GAGTGTCCCAGCGGGATGGTTGATGAGGAGACATTTAAGTCCATCTATTCTCAGTTTTTTCCCCAAGGAG ACGCCACCACCTATGCTCACTTCCTGTTCAACGCATTTGACATTGACAGAAATGGTTCGATCCGATTTGAGGACTTTGTCATCGGCCTGTCGGTGTTGCTCAGAGGTTCAGTCACTGAGAAGCTCAACTGGGCCTTTAACCTCTATGATATTAATAAGGATGGCTACATCActaaagag GAGATGTTGGCAATCATGAAGTCAATCTACGACATGATGGGGAGGTACACCTACCCCTGTGTTAGAGATGATGCTCCATCTGAACATGTGGACAAGTTCTTTCAG aaaatggacaaaaatcGGGACGGTGTAGTGACTATTGAAGAGTTTATTGAGACCTGTCAGAAG GATGAGAACATCATGAACTCCATGCAGCTATTTGAGAATGTGATATAA